A genomic window from Halogeometricum borinquense DSM 11551 includes:
- a CDS encoding potassium channel family protein, which translates to MVDGPAETLSGAKRRLVLYLSGVAVLMLGYAALYQWGMATFEGTSVSYIDALHVVVETFTTTGYGEDAARWTTDAMKLITIPMMVSGVTVIFLTLPLFLVPLVEEALRTAPPATTEQTDHVIICSFTSRGDTLVEELESRGVPYVVVDEDRETAQRLYAEEYEVVHGNPESVDTLEAANAEDAMALVADDDDETNASIILSAKQAAPDLHVISLIEDGTLSDYHKYAGADEVVSPRRILGESLARKAASPIAADIDGAIEIGDDFEVAEVLVQRDSALEGDTIAESAIGRRTGVNIIGAWFRGEFVTPPDPEAVVDEHTILLVTGREEQLERLKELTRSETRRFRRGKVIVAGYGEVGATAADALVSANVPSLVLDEVDKPGVDVIGDATNKQAFLSADIDEGQSVILALDNDTTAIFATLVIKQLSPETEVIARANDAESIAKLYRAGAEYVLALSTVSGRILASNLTEEEVIAPESQVEIVRTTAPQIAGQTLAEADVRARTNCTVIAVERNDELLTEVGPDFTIRSEDTLIVAGTDDDINQFNVVCG; encoded by the coding sequence ATGGTCGATGGCCCTGCCGAGACACTGTCCGGCGCGAAGCGCCGCCTCGTGTTGTATCTCTCCGGCGTGGCCGTCCTGATGCTCGGATACGCTGCGTTGTATCAGTGGGGGATGGCGACGTTTGAGGGGACTTCCGTTTCCTATATCGATGCGTTGCACGTGGTCGTGGAGACGTTCACCACGACGGGGTACGGTGAGGACGCCGCGCGATGGACGACGGACGCGATGAAACTCATCACGATTCCGATGATGGTGTCGGGCGTGACAGTCATCTTTCTGACGCTTCCGCTGTTTCTCGTCCCGTTAGTCGAAGAGGCGTTACGGACCGCACCACCGGCGACGACAGAACAGACGGATCACGTCATCATCTGCTCGTTCACCTCGCGGGGCGATACGCTGGTCGAGGAACTGGAGTCGCGTGGCGTGCCGTACGTCGTCGTTGACGAGGATAGGGAGACGGCCCAACGTCTCTACGCCGAGGAGTATGAGGTGGTCCACGGCAATCCTGAATCGGTGGACACGCTGGAGGCCGCAAACGCCGAGGACGCGATGGCACTCGTCGCTGACGACGACGACGAGACGAACGCTTCGATCATCCTCTCTGCGAAGCAGGCGGCCCCTGATCTGCACGTCATCAGCCTCATCGAGGATGGGACGTTGTCGGACTATCACAAATACGCCGGTGCTGACGAGGTGGTCTCTCCCCGCCGTATTCTCGGGGAGAGTCTGGCTCGGAAAGCCGCCTCGCCCATCGCCGCCGACATCGACGGCGCTATCGAAATCGGTGACGACTTCGAGGTGGCCGAGGTGTTGGTCCAGCGTGACTCGGCGCTCGAAGGCGACACCATCGCGGAGAGCGCAATCGGTCGGCGGACGGGAGTAAACATCATCGGCGCGTGGTTCCGCGGCGAGTTCGTCACGCCACCGGACCCCGAAGCCGTCGTTGACGAACACACGATTCTTCTCGTCACCGGCCGCGAGGAGCAGTTAGAGCGGCTGAAGGAACTCACCCGGTCGGAGACGCGGCGGTTCCGGCGGGGGAAAGTCATCGTCGCGGGGTACGGCGAAGTGGGTGCGACGGCCGCGGACGCGCTCGTCTCGGCTAACGTGCCGAGTCTCGTTCTCGACGAGGTGGACAAGCCCGGCGTGGATGTCATCGGTGATGCGACGAACAAGCAGGCGTTCCTCTCGGCCGACATCGACGAGGGCCAGAGCGTTATTTTGGCGCTCGACAACGACACGACGGCTATCTTCGCAACTCTCGTTATCAAGCAACTGTCGCCGGAAACGGAGGTCATCGCCCGCGCCAACGACGCCGAAAGCATCGCCAAACTCTACCGGGCGGGTGCCGAGTACGTCCTTGCGCTCTCCACGGTGAGCGGCCGAATCCTCGCGTCGAATCTGACGGAAGAAGAGGTCATCGCACCGGAGTCACAGGTCGAAATCGTCCGCACTACCGCACCGCAGATTGCGGGCCAGACGCTGGCCGAGGCCGACGTTCGTGCGCGGACGAACTGCACGGTCATCGCCGTCGAACGGAACGACGAACTCCTCACCGAGGTCGGTCCCGACTTCACGATCCGGTCTGAGGACACGCTTATCGTCGCTGGAACGGACGACGACATTAACCAGTTCAACGTCGTTTGCGGCTGA
- a CDS encoding DUF7111 family protein yields MTETEATANGITAKYYETESERILTFDNGRTTAAIAQNREGYAMLKVRPTADGDELERYYGFDMALDHAAELLGVSPHDLPVPEDAEDMGM; encoded by the coding sequence ATGACTGAAACCGAGGCGACGGCAAACGGAATCACTGCCAAGTACTACGAAACCGAGTCCGAGCGCATTCTCACGTTCGACAACGGAAGAACTACCGCCGCCATCGCACAGAACCGCGAGGGCTACGCGATGCTGAAAGTCCGTCCGACCGCCGACGGCGACGAACTCGAACGGTACTACGGGTTCGACATGGCGCTCGATCACGCGGCGGAACTCCTCGGTGTCTCGCCGCACGACCTGCCGGTACCCGAGGATGCCGAAGATATGGGGATGTAG
- a CDS encoding cytochrome c oxidase subunit 3 — MGTEEAHDDHGHHLPAVEDWPRGFGEASWWPFVTAVGAAGIYAGAGLYILGRGENAIVGQMVGPAAFAGSVAIFLAGLYGWVYHAFVSHFWSRDASEKGANKLRWGMIAFLGSELGTFGALFGYYFYIRAGDWNEILVGVPELTGSLVLINTALLVASSITLHWAHVAIRNNDRGKFLSGLAVTLLLGIIFIGGQVYEYYEFIVHSDFTITSGLFGSAFFGLTGLHGLHVSLGAVLLGIVFIRALAGQYSAERHVSVSTASMYWHFVDVVWIFLVVVLYVGAELGTGAF; from the coding sequence ATGGGTACCGAAGAAGCACACGACGACCACGGACACCATCTCCCCGCCGTGGAGGACTGGCCACGCGGATTCGGCGAGGCGAGCTGGTGGCCGTTCGTCACTGCGGTCGGCGCGGCTGGCATCTACGCTGGTGCGGGCCTTTACATCCTCGGGCGCGGCGAGAACGCAATCGTCGGTCAGATGGTTGGTCCCGCGGCGTTCGCCGGGAGCGTCGCCATCTTCCTCGCCGGACTGTACGGTTGGGTGTACCACGCGTTCGTGAGTCACTTCTGGTCGCGCGACGCCTCCGAGAAGGGCGCGAACAAGCTTCGCTGGGGGATGATCGCATTCCTCGGCTCCGAACTCGGCACGTTCGGTGCGTTGTTCGGCTATTACTTCTACATCAGAGCGGGCGACTGGAACGAAATACTGGTCGGTGTACCCGAACTCACCGGGTCGTTAGTGCTCATTAACACCGCACTCCTGGTCGCATCATCGATCACCCTTCACTGGGCGCACGTCGCCATTCGGAACAACGACCGGGGTAAGTTCCTCTCCGGACTCGCGGTGACGCTGCTCCTCGGTATCATCTTCATCGGCGGGCAGGTGTACGAGTACTACGAGTTCATCGTCCACTCCGACTTCACGATCACCTCAGGTCTGTTCGGGTCGGCGTTCTTCGGCCTGACTGGCCTGCACGGCCTGCACGTCAGCCTCGGTGCGGTTCTTCTCGGCATCGTCTTCATCCGCGCACTCGCCGGTCAGTACTCCGCTGAACGCCACGTTTCGGTTAGTACGGCCTCGATGTACTGGCACTTCGTGGACGTGGTGTGGATCTTCCTCGTCGTCGTCCTGTACGTCGGCGCGGAACTCGGCACCGGCGCGTTCTAG
- a CDS encoding 30S ribosomal protein S15: protein MARMHTRRRGQSGSDKPVADEPPEWSDVDAEDIESRVVELAEQGHEPSQIGLKLRDEGVKGTPIPDVKLATGKKITAILEENDAAPELPEDLRNLMERAVRLREHMDENPQDKQNKRALQNTESKIRRLVSYYQGDELDEDFTYSYDVAVELLD, encoded by the coding sequence ATGGCACGAATGCACACCCGCCGCCGCGGGCAGTCCGGTTCGGACAAACCCGTGGCAGACGAACCCCCGGAGTGGAGCGACGTCGACGCTGAAGACATCGAGTCCCGCGTCGTCGAACTCGCGGAGCAGGGCCACGAGCCCAGTCAGATCGGTCTGAAGCTCCGTGACGAGGGCGTCAAAGGAACGCCGATCCCGGACGTCAAGCTGGCGACTGGGAAGAAGATTACCGCCATCCTCGAAGAGAACGACGCCGCGCCTGAGCTTCCGGAAGACCTCCGGAACCTCATGGAGCGCGCTGTCCGACTCCGCGAGCACATGGACGAGAACCCGCAGGACAAGCAGAACAAGCGGGCGCTCCAGAACACCGAGTCGAAGATTCGCCGCCTGGTGAGCTACTACCAGGGCGACGAACTCGACGAGGACTTCACCTACAGCTACGACGTCGCCGTCGAACTCCTCGACTAA
- a CDS encoding 30S ribosomal protein S3ae, giving the protein MSERSVSKQKRGKRWYTLIAPEQFDREELGETMADEPEKVDGRTIEVTLGDLTGDQGANNTKLTFKVNDVSSDSAYTEFIKHELARDYLRSLVRRGASKISASITVLTKDDYRVQIQPVAFTTKKADRSQEQAIRRVMIDFVEEAAQERTFEELVDSAVVDGRLSSAIYGEAKTIYPLRRVEVQKLTLEARPEEVAAEEEAAVDVDEEDIAVDEA; this is encoded by the coding sequence ATGAGCGAACGATCAGTCTCGAAGCAGAAACGCGGCAAGCGATGGTACACCCTGATCGCACCGGAGCAGTTCGACCGGGAAGAGCTGGGTGAGACCATGGCCGACGAACCGGAGAAAGTAGACGGTCGCACTATCGAGGTCACCCTCGGTGACCTGACCGGCGACCAAGGCGCAAACAACACGAAGCTCACCTTCAAGGTGAACGACGTGTCCAGCGACTCGGCGTACACCGAGTTCATCAAGCACGAACTCGCACGGGACTACCTCCGTAGTCTCGTCCGCCGTGGCGCATCAAAGATCTCCGCCAGCATCACGGTGCTGACGAAGGACGACTACCGCGTCCAGATTCAGCCCGTGGCGTTCACGACGAAGAAGGCCGACCGCAGTCAGGAACAGGCCATCCGTCGCGTGATGATCGACTTCGTCGAAGAGGCCGCACAGGAACGAACCTTCGAAGAACTCGTCGACAGCGCTGTTGTTGACGGGCGTCTCTCCTCCGCCATCTACGGCGAGGCCAAGACCATCTACCCGCTCCGCCGGGTCGAGGTCCAGAAGCTCACCCTCGAAGCGCGTCCCGAAGAGGTCGCCGCCGAGGAAGAGGCTGCCGTGGACGTGGACGAAGAAGACATCGCCGTCGACGAAGCGTAA
- a CDS encoding plastocyanin/azurin family copper-binding protein: protein MQERQRADGSSRRRFLAGIGSVAAAGLAGCSTSGQGDYDVGMTAVAFNPSSLTVSVGDEVVWQNTSSRGHTVTAYDDRIPDDAEFFASGDYESTKAARDAFNNEIGGLIDSGQSFSHTFEIPGEYQYLCIPHEAQGMVGTIIVEE from the coding sequence ATGCAGGAACGGCAACGTGCCGACGGATCGTCGCGGCGTCGATTTCTCGCCGGGATCGGATCTGTCGCCGCCGCGGGACTCGCCGGCTGTTCGACATCCGGTCAAGGCGACTACGACGTGGGAATGACTGCCGTTGCGTTCAACCCCTCGTCGCTCACCGTTTCGGTCGGTGACGAGGTCGTTTGGCAGAATACGAGTTCCCGTGGACACACTGTCACCGCCTACGACGACCGAATCCCCGACGATGCCGAGTTCTTCGCAAGCGGCGACTACGAAAGTACGAAAGCCGCCCGCGACGCCTTCAACAACGAAATCGGCGGCCTCATCGACAGCGGCCAGTCTTTCTCGCACACGTTCGAGATCCCCGGCGAGTATCAGTATCTCTGTATCCCGCATGAAGCGCAGGGAATGGTCGGTACAATCATCGTCGAAGAGTAG
- a CDS encoding protein sorting system archaetidylserine synthase (This PssA-like phosphatidyltransferase, along with a PssD-like decarboxylase, is required in Haloarchaea for the archaeosortase ArtA to replace the PGF-CTERM sorting signal with a C-terminal lipid anchor.) — MKPRFVGKMGLADAVTVANAALGFFAAVAATVSITLAARLILLAAIADALDGVIARRRGGTAVGEYLDALADVASFGVAPALLVAIAVREAWSDPVRVGIALVGTALFVAAAVTRLGLYTAYDSDLAETEGVQTTLAATILSAGVLAGFSDPIVLVPLVYLLAVLMVTTITYPDLHAQDALVMGIVQALAILLSGPYGRRLVGDLGRGFAFGLLFLALAYLFFGPMFYWRRD; from the coding sequence ATGAAGCCCCGGTTCGTCGGCAAGATGGGTTTAGCCGACGCGGTAACCGTTGCCAATGCCGCTCTCGGCTTTTTCGCGGCCGTCGCGGCGACGGTCAGCATCACGCTCGCGGCGCGACTCATCCTCCTCGCCGCCATCGCTGATGCCCTCGATGGCGTTATCGCCCGTCGGCGCGGCGGAACGGCCGTCGGTGAGTATCTCGATGCACTGGCTGACGTCGCTTCCTTTGGCGTCGCCCCTGCCCTCCTCGTCGCTATCGCAGTGCGGGAAGCGTGGTCGGACCCAGTTCGGGTTGGCATCGCACTCGTTGGAACAGCACTGTTTGTCGCCGCGGCGGTGACGCGACTGGGTCTCTACACCGCCTACGACAGCGACCTCGCTGAGACGGAAGGCGTCCAGACGACGCTGGCGGCGACCATTCTCTCGGCCGGCGTCCTCGCGGGATTCTCCGACCCAATCGTTCTCGTCCCGCTCGTCTACCTACTGGCCGTGTTGATGGTGACGACGATTACCTACCCCGATCTGCACGCACAGGACGCGCTCGTCATGGGTATCGTCCAAGCACTCGCTATTCTCCTGTCGGGACCGTACGGTCGCCGTCTGGTGGGTGACTTGGGCCGCGGGTTCGCGTTCGGACTGCTGTTTCTCGCACTCGCGTACCTGTTCTTCGGGCCGATGTTCTACTGGCGGCGGGACTGA
- a CDS encoding phytoene/squalene synthase family protein — MSQQDERPQVDRTDLEWCHEAVQGVSRTFALTVDVLDEPMSSYICVGYLVCRIADTVEDASRISPPEQADLLRTYDAVLDPDNDTTVEEFVTAVEPHLPEEMNDDWRVVRDAPRVIRTFEHLPEDVRNAVTPPARELVQGMALFVERYDDTGGLRIQSREELEEYCYYAAGTVGNLITNLVTRGDISADRRRQLYDTAEQFGLLLQLVNISKDVYDDYTAENNVYLPAEWLAAEGVPQDEVVAPEHEEAASSVVRRTAEHAASFLDDAQTYLETVPATDGNTLAAWAVPFLLSVGTLRELLARPEDALSKTGVKVSRKEVFAVVAEMSGDTNRDALAEIREQIAAQPYHRAPTSAD; from the coding sequence ATGTCTCAGCAGGATGAACGTCCCCAGGTCGACCGAACTGACCTCGAATGGTGTCACGAGGCGGTTCAGGGGGTCTCTCGCACTTTCGCACTGACCGTGGACGTCCTCGATGAACCCATGTCGTCTTACATCTGCGTCGGCTATCTCGTCTGCCGCATCGCGGACACGGTCGAGGACGCGTCTCGCATCTCGCCGCCCGAACAAGCAGACCTCCTTCGAACGTACGACGCCGTTCTCGACCCCGACAACGACACCACTGTCGAGGAGTTCGTGACCGCCGTCGAACCGCACCTCCCGGAGGAGATGAACGATGACTGGCGCGTCGTCCGCGACGCTCCACGCGTGATTCGAACGTTCGAGCATCTCCCCGAAGATGTCCGCAACGCAGTCACGCCGCCCGCCCGCGAACTCGTGCAGGGAATGGCCCTGTTCGTCGAACGCTACGACGATACCGGCGGCCTACGCATCCAGTCGCGTGAGGAACTCGAAGAGTACTGCTACTACGCGGCAGGCACCGTCGGGAATCTCATTACGAATCTCGTCACCCGCGGGGACATCTCCGCGGACCGCCGCCGCCAACTCTACGACACCGCAGAGCAGTTCGGTCTTCTCCTGCAACTCGTCAACATCTCGAAAGATGTCTACGACGACTACACCGCAGAAAACAACGTCTACCTCCCGGCCGAGTGGTTGGCCGCAGAGGGCGTTCCGCAGGACGAAGTCGTCGCCCCAGAACACGAGGAGGCGGCCTCCTCTGTCGTCCGCCGAACCGCCGAACACGCCGCGTCGTTCTTGGACGATGCACAGACGTATCTGGAGACGGTTCCCGCGACGGACGGCAACACGCTCGCGGCGTGGGCCGTCCCGTTTCTTCTGTCGGTCGGAACGCTCCGCGAACTGCTTGCGCGTCCCGAAGACGCCCTCTCGAAGACGGGCGTGAAAGTATCCAGAAAGGAAGTGTTCGCCGTCGTCGCGGAGATGTCCGGCGACACCAACCGTGACGCGCTCGCGGAGATACGAGAACAAATCGCCGCGCAACCGTACCACCGCGCGCCGACGAGCGCGGACTGA
- a CDS encoding KEOPS complex subunit Pcc1 codes for MTNERDGSGTDESPSRTARLRTTHADADAVAAALRPDNTDSIEMVVEGNTLVTTITRETTGGLQSTVDDTVVNLTVADAVIDTARTHNI; via the coding sequence GTGACGAACGAGCGAGACGGAAGCGGGACCGACGAGTCCCCCTCTCGCACTGCCCGCCTGCGGACGACGCACGCCGACGCCGACGCGGTGGCGGCGGCGCTTCGTCCCGACAATACCGACTCCATCGAGATGGTCGTCGAGGGGAACACCCTCGTGACGACCATCACACGGGAGACGACCGGCGGGCTGCAGTCCACGGTGGACGACACCGTGGTCAACCTGACGGTGGCAGACGCCGTCATCGACACAGCACGAACCCACAACATATGA
- a CDS encoding right-handed parallel beta-helix repeat-containing protein, with protein sequence MARENSPSRRDVLKAGAAAAGLAAWGSFPAAAADATEIDGGTSITEPGNYVLTEDIDVSRGPAAIDVSASNVTIDGQGHTVSNDAGECISIFVGADNVTVKNTRVSGDRNGFLVAGNDATLFNNLVSGNGRSGILLSAGKRTKIEACVVRENSLIGISGSDTEDRGSADETTVFTSVVADNGLEGILLRRTDDAAVERCLVSGNGTDDATRGHGIGLIDRTRDLRLANNQLLSNVADGVSFRTRDAERTLFGLNAVGNAVANNGSAGFGFRDLVNADVEQNVFARNGRGVEGRFDRSHIRGNQFVDNDFSGACVHSLVRENGFVGDGVALNAFAHSEFLENTIIGSSQHGFSTAFVEESTFSSNTIVGSMGDGVWTDEFFGNDVRWNNLSGNSGNGFTTEQGVGSTFKFNAVTGNGGDGLSLSGFDNDDPGTYLVRKNTTSANGGAGILLIDTVDSQVTRNRVCANAGGSIETQGLADNVIENNQIC encoded by the coding sequence ATGGCACGTGAAAACTCACCATCACGACGTGACGTGTTGAAAGCGGGTGCTGCTGCGGCCGGACTCGCGGCATGGGGTTCGTTTCCGGCGGCGGCTGCGGACGCAACAGAGATTGACGGGGGAACAAGTATTACAGAACCCGGAAACTACGTCCTCACGGAGGATATCGACGTTTCCCGGGGACCAGCGGCCATCGACGTTTCGGCCAGTAACGTCACTATCGACGGACAGGGTCATACCGTCAGCAACGATGCCGGAGAATGCATCTCCATCTTCGTCGGCGCGGATAACGTGACGGTGAAGAACACTCGCGTATCGGGCGACCGGAACGGGTTCCTCGTCGCCGGAAACGACGCGACGCTGTTCAACAATCTCGTCTCGGGCAACGGGCGCAGTGGCATCCTGCTCTCCGCCGGAAAGCGCACGAAAATCGAAGCCTGCGTCGTTCGGGAGAACAGCCTCATCGGAATCTCTGGGAGCGACACCGAGGACCGCGGGAGCGCAGACGAGACGACCGTTTTCACGTCTGTCGTCGCCGACAACGGTCTGGAAGGAATCCTTCTCCGGCGGACCGACGACGCCGCCGTCGAGCGCTGTCTCGTCTCCGGAAACGGAACGGACGATGCGACACGCGGTCACGGAATCGGACTCATCGACCGAACGCGCGACCTCAGATTGGCGAACAATCAACTGCTGTCGAACGTCGCAGACGGCGTTTCGTTCCGGACGAGAGATGCAGAGCGGACGCTGTTCGGTCTCAACGCCGTCGGCAACGCCGTTGCGAACAACGGATCGGCCGGGTTCGGATTCCGCGACCTCGTCAACGCCGATGTCGAGCAAAACGTGTTCGCACGCAACGGCCGCGGGGTCGAAGGTCGGTTCGACCGGTCGCACATTCGGGGGAATCAGTTCGTCGATAACGACTTCTCGGGAGCGTGCGTCCACTCGCTCGTCCGCGAAAACGGGTTTGTCGGGGACGGTGTGGCACTCAACGCGTTCGCACACAGCGAATTCCTCGAAAACACGATTATCGGAAGTTCGCAACACGGGTTCTCTACGGCCTTCGTTGAAGAGAGTACGTTCTCCTCGAACACGATTGTCGGGAGTATGGGTGACGGCGTCTGGACCGACGAGTTCTTCGGGAATGACGTTCGGTGGAACAATCTCTCGGGCAACAGCGGCAACGGGTTCACCACCGAGCAAGGGGTTGGTTCGACGTTCAAATTCAACGCAGTGACCGGAAACGGCGGCGACGGCCTCTCGCTCTCGGGATTCGACAACGACGACCCGGGCACGTATCTTGTCCGGAAGAACACTACCAGCGCAAACGGCGGTGCTGGCATCCTCCTGATCGATACGGTAGACAGTCAAGTCACCCGAAACCGCGTCTGTGCGAACGCGGGCGGGAGTATCGAAACGCAAGGATTGGCGGATAACGTCATCGAGAACAATCAGATCTGTTAG
- a CDS encoding acyl-CoA dehydrogenase, whose product MDFALSAEQRQIRDMVSEFVDEEIRPRAAEIDETDEFPDDLISEMAELGLMGMPFPEEYDGAGLDYHSYAIGLEEISRGSGGLGTVVAAHTSLAGNMLYEFGDEAQKQEYLTSLNTGEDIGAFALSEAGAGSDVPAMDTTATKDDDEYVINGGKLWISNGSVADTVTVFAKTDPDAGNKGISSFVVRPEEDDGFIVEGTEDKLGDKGCPTAELRFDEMRIPEDRLLGEEGEGFVQALKTLNGGRITIAARSIGIARAALDDAVAYADDREQFDQPIAEFQAIKHKLADMDTKVQAAKMLMHKAADLKIRGESYIKEAAQAKLYASEISREVANEGIQIHGGYGYTKDFPAERYYRDAKLNEIYEGTSEILRNTIGDRLRQEQ is encoded by the coding sequence ATGGACTTCGCACTCTCCGCAGAACAGCGACAGATACGCGACATGGTGTCCGAGTTCGTTGACGAAGAGATACGTCCGCGTGCGGCGGAGATTGACGAGACAGATGAGTTCCCTGACGACCTCATCTCGGAGATGGCCGAGTTGGGACTGATGGGAATGCCGTTCCCCGAAGAGTACGACGGGGCTGGACTCGACTACCACTCCTACGCTATCGGTCTCGAAGAGATCAGTCGCGGAAGCGGCGGACTCGGGACCGTCGTCGCCGCTCACACATCTCTTGCGGGCAACATGCTCTACGAGTTCGGGGACGAGGCACAGAAGCAGGAGTATCTGACGTCGCTGAACACGGGCGAAGATATCGGCGCGTTCGCACTCTCTGAGGCCGGTGCGGGAAGCGACGTGCCTGCAATGGACACGACGGCGACGAAAGACGATGACGAGTACGTTATCAACGGCGGCAAACTCTGGATTTCGAACGGCTCCGTCGCCGACACGGTGACTGTTTTCGCCAAGACCGACCCTGACGCCGGAAACAAGGGCATCTCCTCGTTCGTCGTTCGCCCCGAGGAGGACGACGGCTTCATCGTCGAGGGAACCGAGGACAAACTCGGCGACAAAGGCTGTCCGACGGCCGAACTTCGTTTCGACGAGATGCGCATCCCCGAAGACCGACTGCTCGGTGAGGAAGGCGAGGGCTTCGTGCAAGCGCTGAAGACGCTGAACGGCGGTCGTATCACTATCGCTGCGCGCTCTATCGGCATCGCCCGCGCCGCGTTGGACGATGCGGTGGCGTACGCCGACGACAGAGAGCAGTTCGACCAGCCTATCGCCGAGTTCCAGGCGATAAAGCACAAACTCGCCGACATGGACACCAAAGTGCAGGCGGCGAAGATGCTGATGCACAAAGCCGCCGATCTGAAGATCCGTGGCGAATCATACATCAAAGAGGCCGCGCAGGCGAAGCTGTACGCCTCCGAGATCAGCCGCGAGGTTGCGAACGAGGGCATCCAGATTCACGGGGGCTACGGCTACACGAAGGACTTCCCGGCCGAACGCTACTACCGCGACGCCAAACTCAACGAGATTTACGAAGGGACGAGCGAGATTCTGCGGAACACCATCGGCGACCGACTCCGACAGGAGCAATAG